Genomic window (Magnolia sinica isolate HGM2019 chromosome 6, MsV1, whole genome shotgun sequence):
TGTATACAGGGGCGACAAACCAATCAAGTTCAGCCACCAATAAGAGATGACCTCATCTTCTGACCATTATCACGTGTTGGTGCTGAAATTGACCCTTCCTACTGTAAGGTCCAATGAGTTTTCATCTCATGAACATATGATCCTGTTCATCCGATCAACTCCCTTCGATTTGACAATTTAAAGCTGGATTGGCTGCAAAGCTTTTTAGGCAAGTCTTAACCGTAATGTGTAGGGCCACCGTGTTGGGCACgaaaaatccaacctgtccacttCTTCGCCCCCTCACGTTATGTTAGGTGTCCAAAATTCacgtagattcaaaactcaggtgggccacatcaaagggaaCAGTCGATGGGAAAGCCCAACATTAAAAAAGCCTTCCACATCGTGAATGAGGCCATTGTGTTTTTATCTACCATCAAACCCATTCAACCAAACCAGTTTGAATAGAAATTCCCaacatcaggccattccaaaactaaggtgggccaacAACATGATTGTAGAGGTTCTAGGCATAATTTTTCATGGTGTGGTCAATCTAAGTTTATATGGGCCTGGTTTTTAGGTGCCAAATGGAACATGAGGTGCACATATGATGGACTGATCAATTGTCAagcacacattacggtgggcccacacaccgTGATATTGGTTAACCTTAACCCACAAAGCTTTGCAGTGGTTCCCGAGAATAGAAAACGGTCAACGGATAATACACTAGGAATAATATCATCCGTGTAAAAGTTACACGGTGCCCATTTTTATTTAACTGCTTTCTCACCAAGATCGTTGACTAGTCATCATGGCATTTTATACATCCACCAATAATTAAAAGATAAagacacaaaataaaataaaaaaatggaaaaacaaaaaacaaaaaaccaaaggcAAATGCAAATTTGAAAATTCCCACAGCCAAGCACACTTATATAGGGACCCTGCACTCCATCTTCCTCATTCCATTCCcatcccttcatttgggtcttcttctttGAATTTTTCTGCTAGTTTACCTCACCGAAAAAGGAGCCATGGCACACGCATTTCAGGCTACACAGACTCTTGccattctccttctctttcttttcggcAATGCAGTTTCCGAGGAATTGCTCTTCAGTGGTGAGAGCCTCAACATGGGAGAGTTCCTCGAAAACGGACCCTACCGGTTTATAATGCAGAATGACTGCAACCTGGTGTTGTATGTGAATCGCACGAGGGCGCTTTGGTCTTCTAGGACGAATGGAAGGAGAACGACGTGCCGCGCCACACTGCAGAACAATGGCAACCTCGTCGTGTTGGCTGGGACAGATGTCGTGTGGACCAGCAACACGGCCCGTGGGTCGAACAATTACCGTCTCATCGTTCAAGGGGATGGCAATGTTGTGATCTATGGCGCAGCTCTGTGGGCTACCAACACTGTACAGAGCAATTGACGGTTGCTTTGAGGATTTGCAAGTGAGTCTTGTGTGATGGATGCAACATACAAGGAGGCATGTTGTTGCACCAGAGTTATGTGTTTAATAAGTTTAATTAAAGATAATCTCAATCTAGTGAGAGATTACGGTGTTTTTTCAATGGTCAATGGTcgcaagaaataaaatcaatctaagtttgctctctctctctctctccagaagTCCGGTCAGCTGGTGTGGacttttgattattattattattattattattattattttttttttttacacaccacccaacacacacccacgcatgcgtagtgggatttcaccaccgttGGGTATCGAACctaacccaagacctcgtgttgaaactcctcggagTCTACCACAGAGGTGAGGACTCGAACCCGAGCTGGTGTGGACTTTACGTCAATGCCATAATTTGCACTTATCAGGATCATGCGATGGATGTGTATTTTTCAGTCAGTATAAtcctcattgtttcatgtggtgtggtccatctacgttagttttgggctcgtgccctaaaatgagctggaaaaacgaacggacagcgtggataacatacataaaccatgttggagCCCACTGAGCTTTGACACAAGCTAGCTGGCTGCTGGGATGGCTCATGTACTACTCTAAGCAAAGACTTGATTagggtaaaaaaataataataacgaaaTCTCTGGCAGCGTAATGCTTTGCACTCACACATGAGAAATTGTAAGATGACATACCTTCAACTTCAATCAGACTATCCAAATTGTCTCCTGCTTCGGATTGGAAATTAACACATTCTCAGAATTATATCAGCCGATGATGACAATTCAATGGACAGTTAAATGAATGATACCAACAACCAGAATAGAAACTAATCAACAGTAAGCATGCAACAAGAAAATGACCATTAATAGGCAGTTAACATAGTCAACATTTCCTTTTTCCATGATAACCTATCTAAATGGTCCGGTAGTTTGGATGCTTCGCCTTGAGTCGAAGCTTGCTGCTTGTGCAGATGGTGCGTCACGGGGGGACTGTTTATGCCAATTTTTTTTCTAActaacgtggaccaatgaaaagcCACCACGTGTTGATACAATTAGAGTTAATACTGTCATAAATCTTACTTACAAGGCAGAATATCGTCATTTGATCTTTCTTCAGCATGATGCATTTCATCTATCATATATCTTCGGAAGAGTACAAATTGGTGGATGCCATGTGGCCACGTTCATTATGGCGTAGGCATTGGCCGCCTTTTATACCCTTAAATCCGTTCTTCCCATGTGAGAGATCTAACGTTTCTTGCTAGTACACTCACACTTTTTTAATGGACCTATGATCTAAAGATAACTTCAAATCCGGATGCATTCAAGCAATCCTCATACTTTTGTAATTAGTTCCCAATTCagtgcaggtggggtccacatttaagGATATAGACCTTTGATCTGATGAACACTGCTATTATCTGATGTTGCCCAAAAATTCACTCGACTGGATGGACGGCCATAGGTGTACCGGAACAGGATCGGACCCATCCATAACAAGGGTGCACTTCGATGGTTTGAGCCTTGAGAGGCCCTTGGAACTGCACATGTGGCGCCGTAAAATGCATGGCAAATCCAAGACGCGCGCTAGATGGAGCTCCTCTGCAAATTCTCTATTGCTAAAATCAGGCTAGAGACACGGTTCAGACGGGCCCATGTGAATGGGTAGAAATCTAAAAGCCAATTGATTTGTcaatggtttagggttaggatgtTTCCTAATTAATCTTCTCTTTGTCATTTTTGAGCTTTGGTTCATCTAGTGTGTTGTTCAGTTGATGGACTGTCCGGATCTTATCTTCCTGTATGTGGAGATGGAATTTGTCGGCACATAGCTATGAAACCATGGAGCGAGCTACTCCCTGTTGTAGCATGTCATGTGGCATTTATGAGTTGGTATAGGTCATGAATTTTGCCAACCCAACCATGGCACTTGGCAATGGCATACACATGTTTGATATATTGCCCATTtattagatgggacccacctctcgcATCGTGGGTTCCTAAAGGATAAAGTTACCACCTTTCAGACGTGGTAACGTGCTCATGTGCAACATCCATTCAACTCATCAAGCGAAACCAGATGAAAACAATCAGGCCGATCATCTTATCTTTTGGGGCACACATGTACATAGACGTGGGTCTTTGCTAGCCGGCCATGCAACCAATGTAAGGTTATCCAAACCGTCAATTTCTTTGACATGAGGTATCTGCAAAGTGCTACATGCTCGAAGACAGGCTAGCTTGCATCTTCGACATGATCATGCGGCTACTTCGATTGGACACGCGAGATGAACCTCCGCAGCTATAAATTCCACTTTGACTGGATAAATGTCTAACAGCTATAATCCAAGCCAATCAATTCTTGCGGCAAATCAAAATGAAAAATCGTTGCAAAGGAAAAGATCAGATTTCAAAGTCAACGAGTAAATGGTTGACAGGTCGAATGGTATATGCCACGTCGAACCACTTGGATTGCCTGTGAATATGGTCCACCATCTTCGTATTGTGTATTGACCAGCTCAAACCAATCGGCTGGTTCATCCACTAAGAAGAGAAGACTCCGGATCATTACTACGTGTTGATGCTGACTTTGACACGTCCAACTGTAGGGTCCACTGAGTGGCCATCTCATGAACGGATGATCCTGCCATCCGATCAACAGCATTCAATTTAATAATTTGAGGCCAGATCGACTGGAAAACTTTCTACGCTAGTTAGTCTTAACTGACAATGCAATGTGTAGGGCCATCGTGATGGGCAcaaaacatccaacccatccacttgtgcggccccTCACGTTCTGTTTGGagaggcggattgcgtcctaccccacccTTCTCTAGCCACGAATGGGCAGTTTTGTTggcaggcccattgtgatgtatctgtttatccacgcagtccatcccttagatcattttaatccTAGGAggacaaaaatgaagtagatcccacGAACCAAATatgacttttgcatttaatgcaacaaaGTATTTAATACTTTATGCATTTAATataacccaagcttattatttggcgtggtccacttgagcgttggatctacttcatttttatgcaCATGCTTAAAATGATACGATATAAGggatggataaacagatacatcacggtgggactgcCAACAGAACTGCcggttcgtggctagagacgggctaGAAGCAATCCGCGCCCTCTTTTTATTGTCTAAAAATCGGgcgattcaaaactcaggtgcgccattccaaaggaaatagttgagatTGGGAAGCCCAAAAAATATCCTTTCAGGTCGTGCATGGGACCATTGTGTTTCTATCTACCTACAAATCCATTCAGTCCAACCAGTATGAATGGACACCCCAAACATCAGCCCATTTcaagattaaggtgggccacaccacatgattttagaggttCTAGGCATGATTTTTCGTGGTGTGGTCAATCTGAATTTGGATCGGCCAGATTGTTTGGTACCAAGGAGAACTCGAGGAAGCCCAGGTGATTGACGGATTGATTGTCTTGCACATTACTGTGCGTCTAACACCCTGTTGTCGGTTAACCTTTAACATACAGGATCCGGAAATTATTAAACGGGCAACGGATCATGCAGTAGGAATAATATCATCCGTGTATAACTTTTCCACAGTGCCTCACCGACGGTGGGGCCCAACCAATGTTCGGTCCCTATTATCTCAGCATGCATCCAAATGCCCGATGATTGTGGAGGCCAAAACAACGGTCCTCATCCGACGCTGAAAAAACCTCTGCGATCCCATTTTTATATAGCTGCTTAATTAATTTATCACCGAATCGTTGACTAGTCACCACGTTTTGCTACACCCACcaataattaaaagatagaagACTACGGGCCGTTGAATACGcgacacaaaataaaataaaataaaaaaacaaaatcagTTACAAATTTGAATATTTCCACAGCCAAGCACATTTAAATAAGGACACTGCCCTCTTATCTTACTCATTCTATTCCTATTCCTTCAATTGTGTCTTCTTCTTTGAAATTTTGTACTTGTTTACCTCACCCAAAAAAGGCCATGGCACATGCATTGCAGGCTACACAGACTCTTGccattctccttctctttcttatcGGCAATGCAGTCTCGGAGGAATTACTCTTCAGTGGTGAGAGCCTTAACACAGGAGAGTTCCTCGAGAATGGACCCTACCGGTTTATAATGCAGGCTGACTGCAACCTGGTGTTATATGTGAATCGCACGAGGGCGCTTTGGTCTTCTAGGACGAATGGAAGGGGCGCGACGTGCCGCG
Coding sequences:
- the LOC131249832 gene encoding mannose-specific lectin-like → MAHAFQATQTLAILLLFLFGNAVSEELLFSGESLNMGEFLENGPYRFIMQNDCNLVLYVNRTRALWSSRTNGRRTTCRATLQNNGNLVVLAGTDVVWTSNTARGSNNYRLIVQGDGNVVIYGAALWATNTVQSN
- the LOC131249833 gene encoding mannose-specific lectin-like; protein product: MAHALQATQTLAILLLFLIGNAVSEELLFSGESLNTGEFLENGPYRFIMQADCNLVLYVNRTRALWSSRTNGRGATCRATLQNNGNLVVLSGTNVVWTSNTARGSNNYRLIVQGDGNVVIYGAAMWATNTVQSNRRLL